The genomic segment CCCGTGGGACTTGATCCCCTTGAAGACCCGATGTAGACTACGTCGTCGATAGGTCGCAGATGGAAGCGGAGCAATCCGTGGAGTCGAGCGATACTAATAGGTCGTATGGCTTTAAAAATTCTAGGTCCATCTTCGGATGGGCCGTGAGTTGCACTTTGATGGTCCGGCAAGACGTACGCTGCGGTTTACCGCGACGGTGTCCTGCGCCCAACAAAAGGTATCGAAGCTTTTGATTCTGATAATGACTGATTAACAAATGCTTGAAATTGTGGAGAAACCGCTTAGCGGTTCTCCAGGGAATCGGCGAAGCCGACTCACTTTGCCCAGAAATTCCCTGGTGTATACAGCTTGAGGGCCACACCTGTTCCCATCCCGAACACAGAAGTTAAGCCTCAACGCGCCTATGGTACTGCGGTCTTGTGCCGCGGGAGAGTGGGTCTATGCCAGGGTATAACTCGATAACTCGCTCCGAAAGGAGCACGAACGGCCATCCCGAAAGGGGTGGCCGTCTTCGTTTCTACCCTCTCCGAAAGAGGCGCGAACGGCCATCCCTAAGGGGGTGGCTTTTTTCGTTTTACCGCGGCGAATCTACTTTGTGTTCCTTACCATTGGCGGCAGAGCCGGAAAGGAAGAGGAGCATGGAGAGGCCGGAATTGGAAATCTTGCAATACCCGATTGGAAGGCATAAGGGACCGGCATGGTTTGATCGTCGGGAGTTGGAGAAGGGGATCGAATCGATTTCGGTATTGCCCGGGCAAGTACGCGCCATCGTATCCGGCCTTCCCGATGCCGACTTGGAGAAGCGCTACCGGCCCGGGGGATGGAGCGTTCGTCAGCTCGCGTATCATCTGGCCGATAGCCACACCCACGTCTATATCCGCTTCAAGTGGACCCTTACCGAAGCCGAGCCGCTTATCAAGGCTTACGATGAGGCCCGCTGGGCGGAGCTTCCCGATGCCAAGGGCCCGGTGGGAATCGCCCTCGATGGCCTCGAATCC from the Fibrobacterota bacterium genome contains:
- a CDS encoding putative metal-dependent hydrolase, which gives rise to MERPELEILQYPIGRHKGPAWFDRRELEKGIESISVLPGQVRAIVSGLPDADLEKRYRPGGWSVRQLAYHLADSHTHVYIRFKWTLTEAEPLIKAYDEARWAELPDAKGPVGIALDGLESMHARWIALMRTMSDADFQKGFIHPETGGRMTLFDRVSSYAWHGKHHLAHIQLALRK